From Neobacillus sp. PS2-9, the proteins below share one genomic window:
- a CDS encoding YpoC family protein yields MDKQSDVASTILSEWKQIERQLEKLFSERDQKNTKESMEKGITLFLHFLMVSNDTEYIDRGPIPYESFRFKPVNIVERLEFIQSRPTLFHSYRQLSELMLEQQKLYAKKLIKKSSKPLA; encoded by the coding sequence ATGGATAAACAAAGTGATGTGGCTTCTACGATTTTGAGTGAATGGAAACAAATTGAAAGACAGCTTGAAAAACTATTTTCTGAACGTGACCAAAAAAACACAAAAGAATCGATGGAAAAGGGGATCACCCTATTTCTTCATTTTTTAATGGTTTCAAATGATACTGAGTACATCGACCGTGGACCAATACCATATGAAAGTTTCCGATTTAAACCGGTAAATATTGTAGAAAGGTTGGAGTTTATCCAATCAAGACCTACTTTGTTTCATTCTTACCGTCAGTTGTCAGAACTGATGTTGGAACAACAAAAGCTTTATGCAAAGAAATTAATAAAAAAATCGTCTAAGCCATTAGCCTAG
- the nth gene encoding endonuclease III, whose translation MLNNTQIRFCLDQMGAMFPDAHCELNHSNPFELVIAVALSAQCTDVLVNKVTKDLFQKYKTPEDYLKVPLEELQNDIRSIGLYRNKAKNIQSLCKLVLNEYGGEIPKDRDELTKLPGVGRKTANVVVSVAYNIPAIAVDTHVERVSKRLGICRWKDSVLEVEKTLMKKVPKEEWGVTHHRLIFFGRYHCKAQNPQCPSCPLLEVCREGRKRMKGKVENHG comes from the coding sequence TTGCTAAATAATACACAGATTCGTTTTTGTTTAGACCAGATGGGAGCTATGTTTCCTGACGCACATTGTGAATTAAACCATTCCAATCCTTTTGAACTGGTTATTGCTGTCGCACTTTCAGCACAATGCACAGATGTACTTGTGAACAAGGTGACAAAAGACTTATTTCAAAAATACAAAACACCAGAAGATTACTTAAAAGTCCCACTTGAAGAACTGCAGAATGATATTCGGTCTATTGGCCTTTATCGAAACAAAGCTAAGAACATACAAAGTCTATGCAAATTGGTCTTGAATGAATACGGTGGAGAAATACCAAAGGACAGAGATGAGTTAACCAAACTTCCGGGAGTGGGTAGGAAGACGGCAAACGTCGTTGTGTCAGTTGCCTATAATATCCCTGCTATTGCTGTTGATACACATGTTGAAAGAGTAAGTAAGCGTTTAGGGATCTGTCGTTGGAAGGATTCAGTTTTAGAAGTGGAAAAAACGTTAATGAAAAAAGTTCCAAAAGAGGAATGGGGCGTTACCCATCATCGGTTAATCTTTTTTGGAAGATATCATTGTAAAGCCCAAAATCCACAATGTCCAAGCTGCCCGCTGTTAGAGGTATGCAGGGAAGGAAGGAAGAGGATGAAGGGAAAGGTTGAAAACCATGGATAA
- a CDS encoding YppG family protein: MISGKRPNQFFNYGYSGQMMHQDPVSTQWQQPYMNRNQPYPYQNQVQNYEWNPYQQQNPYYPQTFQPFNQNYQQGYVPQNVPYQNQSNSQKDSQFLFQNPLQPKEEMNPPQSYMPMNGYPMMNPYPKSNMIPKQPGGVQSLLNSFKSQDGSVDFTKMVNTAGQMMNAVNQVSSLVKGFGGIFKV; this comes from the coding sequence ATGATCAGTGGAAAAAGACCAAATCAATTCTTTAATTATGGATACTCGGGGCAAATGATGCACCAAGATCCGGTAAGCACTCAATGGCAGCAACCGTATATGAATCGAAACCAGCCATATCCTTACCAAAATCAAGTTCAAAATTATGAATGGAATCCCTATCAACAACAAAATCCATACTACCCACAGACATTTCAGCCATTTAATCAAAACTATCAACAAGGCTATGTTCCACAAAATGTGCCATACCAGAATCAATCAAATTCTCAAAAGGATTCGCAATTTCTTTTTCAGAACCCGTTGCAGCCAAAGGAGGAAATGAATCCCCCCCAATCCTACATGCCTATGAATGGATACCCGATGATGAATCCTTATCCAAAATCAAATATGATTCCTAAACAACCAGGTGGGGTACAATCATTATTAAATTCCTTTAAGTCACAAGATGGATCGGTAGATTTTACGAAAATGGTTAATACTGCAGGACAAATGATGAATGCTGTCAATCAAGTATCATCGCTTGTAAAAGGATTTGGTGGAATATTTAAAGTATAA
- a CDS encoding PBP1A family penicillin-binding protein, whose protein sequence is MSEQYKSREERRKKLQSKGKPKAKKKSGGLFKKIFLSLVILGIVGIITGVGTFAYLVKDAPALDPKLLKDPIPSKILDKDGKPITEVGAVNREYVNYKDIPKQVENAILATEDYRFYKHHGIDPIRLGGAVIANFQHGFGAEGGSTITQQVVKNSFLTHEKTLKRKVQEAWLSYKLEQQYTKHQIFEMYVNKVFVSQNSHGIATAAKIYYGKELKDLTLSEAAQIAGMPQSPNNYNPFTHPDLAEKRRNIVLTLMHQHGYITKEQMEEAQKVSVASTVLPPDQRKVDEDPYGAFVDAVIDEVKATTDFDIFTDGLTIYTTLDTNAQDQVEKILNSKEGIINYPDEEFQAGIALLDTKTGEIRAIGGGRNQQVKRGFNYAIDTQRQPGSTIKPVLDYGPAIEYLNWGTYEMIEDKPITYSTGKKFGNWDQKYKGPMTIRTALQLSRNTPAVQALQQVGLDRAMGFALGLGIPLKEIYESYAIGGFGGKTVGVSPLEMAGAYSAFGNNGLYTKPHAINKIKLRDGTMISSDLKPKVVMKDSTAFMVTDMLKSVLVSPGTGTRAKVPGLPIAGKTGTTNYTDEEMKKWNIKSSSSVPDAWFTGYTTNYTASIWTGYKDRSTPITAVGDNQRIAQLIFKKLMAYVSKDIETPDFKIPNSVQKVRIEKGSMPPVLASEYTPDSEITTEYAVKGHAPKKVSEKYTKLEAPANAASKYDEVSKNITLTWNYNNPKNLPVTFEITVNDGSAQKKYTQAETTLMIPAIPGAKYSFSIIAIVDNKRSDPATTAIEIPTPEIDQGNGNGNNGDGNGNGNGNGNNNGNGNNNGDGNENDGGDGGDQGGTTPPATLPGTPSSGQGSGSREPY, encoded by the coding sequence ATGTCTGAACAATACAAATCAAGAGAGGAGCGCCGAAAGAAACTCCAATCCAAAGGTAAACCAAAAGCCAAGAAAAAATCAGGCGGACTTTTTAAGAAAATTTTTTTAAGTCTTGTTATTCTTGGAATCGTAGGTATTATTACTGGAGTTGGGACTTTCGCCTATTTAGTAAAGGATGCTCCCGCACTTGATCCAAAACTATTGAAAGATCCAATCCCTTCTAAAATATTAGATAAAGATGGCAAACCGATTACTGAAGTAGGTGCCGTAAACCGCGAATATGTGAATTATAAAGACATACCAAAGCAAGTTGAAAATGCCATTTTAGCGACAGAAGATTATCGTTTTTACAAGCACCACGGGATTGACCCCATTCGCCTTGGAGGAGCCGTTATAGCAAACTTCCAACACGGATTTGGTGCAGAAGGTGGTAGTACCATTACCCAGCAGGTAGTTAAAAACTCATTTTTAACTCATGAAAAAACATTAAAGCGAAAAGTTCAGGAAGCATGGCTTTCCTATAAGCTTGAACAACAATATACCAAGCACCAAATCTTTGAAATGTATGTAAATAAGGTGTTTGTATCACAAAACAGTCATGGTATTGCTACTGCGGCAAAAATTTATTATGGCAAAGAACTAAAGGATTTAACGTTATCAGAAGCTGCTCAAATTGCAGGGATGCCTCAAAGTCCCAATAATTATAATCCGTTTACACACCCTGACTTAGCTGAGAAAAGACGGAACATCGTCTTAACATTAATGCATCAGCATGGATATATTACAAAAGAGCAAATGGAAGAGGCACAAAAGGTTTCAGTTGCATCGACCGTTTTACCACCGGATCAGCGTAAGGTAGATGAAGACCCTTACGGTGCATTTGTTGATGCTGTTATTGATGAAGTAAAAGCAACTACCGATTTTGATATTTTTACAGATGGTTTAACGATTTATACAACCTTAGATACGAATGCCCAAGATCAAGTAGAAAAAATCCTAAATTCAAAAGAAGGAATTATTAACTATCCAGATGAGGAATTTCAAGCTGGTATTGCCCTTTTAGATACAAAGACAGGAGAAATTCGGGCCATTGGTGGTGGACGGAACCAGCAGGTAAAACGCGGTTTCAACTACGCAATCGATACTCAGCGCCAGCCAGGATCAACGATAAAGCCTGTTCTTGATTACGGTCCTGCGATTGAATATTTAAATTGGGGAACATATGAAATGATTGAAGATAAACCCATTACATATTCAACTGGGAAAAAATTCGGAAACTGGGACCAAAAGTATAAAGGCCCAATGACAATTAGAACTGCCCTGCAATTATCTAGGAACACTCCTGCCGTCCAGGCACTGCAACAAGTGGGATTAGATAGAGCAATGGGATTTGCTTTAGGTCTTGGTATACCTTTAAAAGAAATATATGAATCCTATGCCATTGGAGGATTTGGCGGGAAAACCGTTGGTGTTTCCCCACTAGAAATGGCTGGAGCCTATAGCGCATTTGGAAATAATGGTCTTTATACAAAACCACATGCTATAAATAAAATAAAATTGCGTGATGGTACAATGATAAGCTCTGACCTTAAACCAAAGGTAGTCATGAAGGATTCAACTGCCTTTATGGTTACAGATATGTTAAAAAGTGTTCTCGTATCTCCTGGAACAGGAACAAGAGCAAAAGTACCAGGACTTCCAATTGCCGGAAAAACAGGAACAACAAATTATACAGATGAAGAAATGAAGAAATGGAATATAAAAAGCAGCAGCTCTGTCCCGGATGCTTGGTTTACTGGCTATACAACAAATTACACTGCATCCATTTGGACAGGATACAAAGACCGCTCAACACCAATTACAGCTGTCGGAGACAATCAAAGAATTGCACAGCTAATCTTTAAAAAACTTATGGCTTATGTCTCAAAAGATATCGAAACACCTGATTTCAAGATACCTAACAGTGTGCAAAAGGTTAGAATCGAAAAAGGATCCATGCCTCCAGTACTTGCTAGTGAATATACACCGGATAGTGAAATCACTACAGAATATGCTGTAAAAGGGCATGCTCCTAAAAAGGTATCCGAGAAATATACCAAACTTGAGGCACCAGCAAATGCAGCTTCAAAATATGATGAAGTTTCTAAAAACATTACATTAACATGGAACTACAACAACCCTAAAAACTTACCAGTTACGTTCGAAATTACTGTCAATGATGGTTCTGCTCAAAAGAAATACACACAAGCAGAAACTACATTAATGATACCAGCAATTCCAGGAGCAAAATATTCCTTCTCAATTATTGCAATTGTAGATAATAAAAGGAGTGACCCTGCTACTACTGCCATAGAGATTCCAACCCCTGAAATTGATCAAGGGAATGGGAATGGCAACAACGGTGATGGAAATGGTAACGGTAATGGTAATGGTAATAACAATGGTAATGGAAATAACAATGGAGACGGCAACGAAAATGACGGTGGAGATGGTGGAGACCAAGGTGGTACCACCCCACCGGCTACACTTCCTGGAACTCCTTCAAGTGGGCAAGGATCGGGCTCGCGTGAACCTTATTAA
- a CDS encoding DUF5590 domain-containing protein — MKKWILSIVIFFVVLIGIFIKVYLSAMNPVKAAEEKAVLLASKKAQLTEIQDFHLYNGLETVNVIEGKNKKGDKIIVWIPEKSKKVFVKKAKNGLSKEEAVQKLLQEKNPKKIISVRLGMEKNIPLWEIYYRSENNLINYYYVHFETGEWLKKIENL; from the coding sequence GTGAAAAAGTGGATTCTCTCTATTGTCATATTTTTTGTAGTCCTTATTGGGATTTTTATTAAGGTGTATTTATCTGCAATGAATCCAGTGAAGGCTGCTGAAGAAAAAGCGGTTTTACTGGCAAGTAAAAAGGCACAATTAACTGAAATACAGGATTTTCATCTTTACAATGGCTTAGAGACAGTTAATGTCATTGAGGGGAAAAATAAAAAGGGTGACAAGATTATTGTTTGGATTCCTGAAAAAAGTAAGAAGGTTTTTGTGAAAAAAGCTAAAAATGGACTCTCTAAAGAAGAGGCTGTACAAAAACTGCTGCAGGAAAAGAACCCTAAAAAGATTATATCCGTTCGCCTAGGAATGGAAAAAAATATCCCATTATGGGAAATTTATTACCGTTCTGAAAATAATTTAATAAATTATTATTATGTTCACTTTGAAACAGGTGAGTGGCTAAAGAAAATTGAAAACCTATAG
- a CDS encoding DnaD domain-containing protein has protein sequence MKTNILAWLQEGTITVPSLLFSEYRNLNLNETELVLLLNILTFLEKGNEFPTPEELSARMTISIADCNEMLRRLIQRGFIEIIDSYSTDGIRYETYSVNPLWEKLVDQFLLSKKMVNKLDKKTEETDLYTCFEKEFGRPLSPFECESLGMWMDDDHHDPIIIKAALREAVMSGKLNFRYIDRILFEWKKNGIRTIDQAKNHGQKFRQKQTQKASIKDEPHQPSVPFYNWLEQ, from the coding sequence ATGAAAACAAATATTTTAGCATGGCTTCAAGAAGGGACAATAACAGTTCCTAGCTTATTATTTTCTGAATATCGAAATCTTAATTTAAACGAAACAGAACTTGTTCTTTTATTAAATATCCTAACCTTTTTAGAAAAAGGAAACGAATTTCCTACCCCAGAAGAACTTTCCGCTCGAATGACTATTTCCATTGCTGATTGTAATGAAATGTTAAGAAGATTGATTCAAAGAGGTTTTATCGAAATCATTGATTCCTACTCAACTGATGGCATTCGTTATGAAACATACTCAGTTAATCCTCTTTGGGAGAAACTTGTTGACCAGTTCTTATTAAGCAAAAAAATGGTTAACAAACTGGACAAAAAGACTGAAGAAACAGACCTTTATACTTGCTTTGAGAAGGAATTTGGCCGCCCTCTATCACCATTTGAATGTGAATCTCTTGGTATGTGGATGGATGACGACCACCATGACCCTATCATAATAAAAGCAGCACTAAGAGAAGCCGTTATGTCCGGAAAATTAAACTTTCGATATATAGATAGAATTCTGTTTGAGTGGAAGAAAAACGGTATTCGAACCATTGACCAAGCGAAAAACCATGGACAAAAATTTAGACAAAAGCAAACACAAAAAGCAAGCATTAAGGATGAACCCCATCAGCCATCCGTACCATTTTATAACTGGTTAGAGCAATAA
- a CDS encoding pyridoxal phosphate-dependent aminotransferase: MELAQRVLALTPSTTLAITAKAKELKEKGEDVIGLGAGEPDFNTPQHILDAAVISMNEGYTKYTPSAGLPALKQAIIKKFASDQGLAYKPNEIIVGNGAKHVLYTLFQVLLNDGDEVIIPTPYWVSYPEQVKLAGGVPVYIDGLEQNQFKITPDQLKNNITSKTKAVIINSPSNPTGVLYTAEELLELGKVCLEEDILIVSDEIYEKLVYGNHKHVSIAELSSELKKQTIIINGVSKSHSMTGWRIGYAAGNQQIIEAMTNLASHSTSNPTTTAQYAAIAAYNGPQEPVEEMRKAFEDRLEIIFDKLTAIPGFTCVKPQGAFYLYPNVKKAAQMTGFNHVDDFVEALLVEAKVAVIPGSGFGTPDNIRLSYATSLEQLEKAVERMNQFVIQKTQL, encoded by the coding sequence ATGGAATTAGCACAAAGGGTGTTGGCACTCACACCTTCTACAACATTAGCTATTACGGCAAAGGCAAAGGAATTAAAGGAAAAAGGTGAAGATGTCATCGGATTAGGTGCGGGGGAGCCTGATTTTAATACTCCACAGCATATTTTAGACGCTGCAGTAATCTCAATGAATGAAGGATATACGAAATATACACCTTCAGCAGGATTACCGGCGTTAAAACAGGCCATTATCAAAAAGTTTGCATCAGATCAAGGTTTAGCATATAAACCAAATGAAATTATTGTGGGCAATGGTGCAAAACATGTACTCTATACTTTATTTCAAGTACTTTTAAATGATGGTGACGAGGTAATCATCCCGACTCCCTATTGGGTTAGCTACCCTGAACAGGTTAAGTTAGCTGGTGGTGTTCCTGTTTATATTGACGGATTAGAACAAAATCAATTTAAAATTACACCTGACCAATTAAAAAATAACATTACGAGCAAAACGAAAGCTGTAATTATTAATTCCCCAAGTAATCCTACAGGAGTATTGTATACTGCTGAAGAACTTTTAGAATTAGGTAAGGTATGCCTTGAAGAAGATATTCTTATCGTTTCTGATGAGATATATGAAAAACTTGTTTATGGAAATCATAAACATGTTTCAATTGCAGAGCTTTCTTCAGAACTGAAAAAGCAGACGATTATAATCAATGGTGTTTCAAAGTCTCACTCTATGACAGGCTGGAGAATTGGTTATGCGGCAGGGAATCAGCAGATTATTGAAGCAATGACAAACTTAGCAAGTCATAGCACGTCAAACCCGACAACCACTGCCCAATATGCAGCAATTGCCGCTTATAATGGGCCACAAGAGCCGGTGGAGGAAATGAGAAAAGCCTTTGAAGATCGTTTAGAGATTATTTTTGATAAGCTAACGGCCATTCCCGGATTCACTTGTGTAAAACCACAAGGTGCATTTTACTTGTATCCAAATGTTAAAAAAGCAGCACAAATGACAGGATTTAATCATGTGGATGACTTTGTTGAAGCACTACTAGTAGAGGCAAAAGTGGCTGTCATTCCTGGTTCTGGTTTTGGAACACCTGATAATATCAGACTCTCTTATGCAACTTCATTGGAACAATTAGAAAAAGCTGTTGAAAGAATGAACCAATTTGTTATCCAGAAAACTCAATTGTAG
- a CDS encoding DUF1798 family protein: protein MLEEIFHLTEKLLNYNQLFMKYYQEGRNTGIKYEFNDVIKPFSDEVKGINDEWKKEMKRWLTVTDHKNLHLKQIDTTSEHIEQLSIQAFFPETSRTRFLNAHRTVDYFLQEVIKELKK from the coding sequence ATGTTAGAAGAAATTTTCCATTTAACAGAAAAACTTTTGAATTATAACCAATTATTCATGAAATATTACCAGGAAGGTCGGAATACAGGCATAAAGTATGAATTTAACGATGTAATTAAACCATTTTCAGATGAAGTGAAAGGCATAAATGACGAGTGGAAAAAGGAAATGAAAAGATGGCTGACAGTGACCGATCATAAAAATCTTCATTTAAAGCAAATTGATACTACATCAGAACATATTGAACAATTATCCATTCAAGCCTTCTTTCCTGAAACTAGTAGAACAAGGTTTTTAAATGCTCATCGTACAGTAGACTATTTCTTGCAGGAAGTTATAAAAGAATTAAAAAAATAG
- a CDS encoding Hsp20/alpha crystallin family protein, protein MSSMLPEDKNNGKKPLPEPFRELFKSMNDFFTEKPVRGFLQSIDDFFKTPFPVGSGFHVETVETGKEYIITAELPGVQREQINLNITGNYLTITVENKELETEEDDINKLYRQRITRQQSSRTISLPHAINEKMVKASYRDGLLQIKIPQEKGKMIEIED, encoded by the coding sequence ATGTCATCTATGCTGCCTGAAGATAAAAATAACGGAAAGAAACCATTGCCTGAGCCTTTTCGTGAATTATTTAAATCGATGAATGATTTCTTCACTGAAAAACCAGTAAGGGGATTTTTACAATCAATTGATGATTTCTTTAAAACTCCTTTTCCAGTTGGATCTGGTTTTCATGTAGAAACGGTTGAAACAGGAAAAGAATATATCATCACGGCTGAACTTCCTGGGGTACAAAGAGAGCAAATCAATTTAAATATTACGGGAAATTACTTAACCATTACAGTAGAAAATAAAGAGCTAGAAACAGAAGAGGACGACATAAATAAACTATATCGCCAAAGAATTACTCGACAGCAATCATCCCGAACCATTTCACTTCCACATGCAATTAATGAAAAAATGGTAAAAGCCTCCTACAGGGACGGTTTACTACAAATTAAAATCCCGCAAGAAAAAGGAAAAATGATTGAAATTGAAGATTAA
- the recU gene encoding Holliday junction resolvase RecU encodes MNFNYPNGKKYKPIEQESGNTNKKKKNSSYSNRGMTLEEDLNETNEYYRERKIAVIHKKPTPVQIVQVDYPNRSAAVIKEAYFKLASTTDYNGVYKGKYIDFEAKETQNPTSFPLKNFHEHQIQHMDEVISQGGICFVILRFTKFEQVYLLEAKHLLMYWERMLSGGRKSITKEEIEEKGHRIPLGFQPRIDYIKVIERL; translated from the coding sequence ATGAATTTTAACTATCCAAATGGAAAAAAGTACAAACCCATTGAACAGGAATCTGGAAATACAAACAAAAAAAAGAAAAATAGTTCTTATAGTAACCGAGGTATGACACTAGAGGAAGATTTAAATGAAACAAATGAATACTATCGTGAAAGAAAAATTGCCGTGATTCACAAAAAACCTACACCTGTTCAAATCGTTCAGGTTGACTATCCAAATCGAAGCGCTGCAGTTATTAAAGAAGCTTATTTTAAGCTTGCGTCAACTACTGATTATAATGGGGTATATAAAGGTAAATATATTGATTTTGAAGCTAAGGAAACGCAGAACCCTACCTCCTTTCCATTGAAAAACTTCCACGAGCACCAAATTCAGCATATGGATGAGGTCATTTCTCAAGGAGGTATTTGTTTCGTTATTCTTCGTTTTACCAAATTTGAACAAGTTTACCTGTTAGAAGCAAAACATTTGTTAATGTATTGGGAACGAATGTTGAGCGGTGGCAGAAAATCAATTACCAAAGAAGAAATTGAAGAAAAAGGTCATCGCATTCCACTTGGATTTCAACCTAGAATTGACTATATTAAAGTAATAGAAAGACTGTAG
- a CDS encoding YpmA family protein, with the protein MESKIEVLSTVKIQYSSDLYKIVDALNRTLKQKDLMFGLALDQDDKNKAIFTIYRT; encoded by the coding sequence ATGGAAAGTAAAATTGAAGTTTTGTCTACAGTGAAAATTCAGTACAGTTCTGATTTATATAAAATTGTGGATGCCTTAAATCGAACCTTAAAGCAAAAAGATCTCATGTTTGGGCTTGCTTTAGACCAAGATGATAAAAATAAAGCGATTTTTACAATATATCGTACATAA
- the yppF gene encoding YppF family protein translates to MDIHELKSKFIQSRDYQTDDVNALMDFAKKAYIHNEISIKEYRLLVRELENQGAAIPKTESENSLIENS, encoded by the coding sequence ATGGACATTCACGAATTAAAAAGCAAATTTATTCAAAGTCGGGACTATCAAACAGATGACGTTAACGCATTAATGGATTTTGCTAAGAAAGCGTATATTCATAACGAAATTAGCATAAAAGAATATCGCCTACTTGTCCGTGAACTTGAAAATCAAGGTGCGGCAATACCTAAGACAGAAAGCGAAAACTCCCTCATCGAAAATTCATAA
- a CDS encoding DUF2515 family protein — translation MNLNHLTIQEQTIIRQIIHESNKKNIDNVSRTEAYFTYFKKNPDIIWSFLASMVSRNGGWNMCDLEGHIFPHLLAEKVRKQLFLTYERANWLIFHDVFPQLLLYQYSTKINRPMFHLLPYFHVSSFIQNEWQRYWFNNDKERLTRALIINEQNVIHTPVIEHPVYKKKVFHSMIFSFQDWLHFSCVLFPTCGGEVYGASVNGFKSLSKRINLGKRLASILFHPRLFPYFLEFAEKTPHTGSRYDYEKYFKNKTVRRTPVLRATFPVIEHYQHFYEDWSLERRVSPVWLYFPARHRHPIHLTDWYFKKSHQLQLMLSLHQVLQLKKWE, via the coding sequence ATGAATTTGAATCACCTAACGATACAGGAACAAACAATCATTCGTCAAATTATACATGAATCGAATAAGAAAAACATTGATAACGTATCAAGAACAGAAGCCTATTTTACATATTTTAAGAAAAATCCTGATATCATTTGGTCCTTTCTTGCAAGTATGGTTTCAAGAAACGGCGGATGGAATATGTGTGATCTCGAGGGACACATATTTCCGCATCTTTTAGCAGAAAAAGTTAGGAAACAGCTTTTCCTTACGTATGAGAGAGCTAACTGGCTTATTTTTCATGACGTTTTTCCACAATTGCTGCTCTATCAATATTCGACGAAAATAAATCGACCAATGTTTCATTTACTTCCTTATTTCCATGTATCTTCTTTTATACAAAATGAGTGGCAGAGATACTGGTTTAATAATGATAAGGAAAGGCTCACAAGGGCTTTGATAATAAATGAGCAAAATGTGATCCATACACCTGTGATTGAGCATCCTGTATATAAGAAAAAGGTCTTTCATTCTATGATTTTTTCTTTCCAGGATTGGCTGCATTTTAGCTGTGTCCTGTTTCCAACTTGCGGGGGGGAAGTGTATGGTGCTAGTGTTAATGGATTTAAATCATTATCGAAGAGAATAAATTTAGGAAAGAGATTGGCAAGTATTCTTTTTCATCCAAGGTTGTTTCCATACTTTTTAGAGTTTGCTGAGAAAACACCACATACTGGATCAAGATATGATTATGAAAAGTATTTTAAGAATAAGACAGTGAGAAGGACACCGGTACTTAGGGCCACTTTTCCAGTAATTGAACATTATCAGCATTTTTACGAGGACTGGAGTTTAGAGAGGCGAGTATCTCCAGTTTGGTTATATTTCCCTGCCCGCCATCGACATCCCATACATCTTACAGATTGGTATTTTAAAAAATCACACCAGCTTCAATTAATGCTGTCACTCCATCAAGTATTGCAATTAAAAAAGTGGGAATAA